In Bacteroidales bacterium, a single genomic region encodes these proteins:
- a CDS encoding glycoside hydrolase family 3 C-terminal domain-containing protein, protein MKNKFSLFLIATLISIFTLSSCKKWSETGAGSLRIVTNEGGQTLGYDTTSGVKILTVSGLAFKDLNKDGKLDIYEDWRTSADDRAKDLASKLSIEQIAGLMLYSAHQAIPAGGTRFGASTYNGKPFAESGAKPSDLSDQQKKFLTNDNLRHVLVTTFQSPEVAATWNNNVQALCEGIGYGIPANNSSDPRHRSVSDAEYNIGSAGQISMWPGSLGMAATFDASVVKRFGQVAAIEYRALGISTALSPQIDLATEPRWSRVSGTFGENPQLSADMARAYVDGFQTSLNEKAISGGWGYTSVNTMVKHWPGGGPEEGGRDAHFSYGKYAVYPGNNLADHLIPFTEGAFKLEGETKMASAVMPYYTISTGIDNVNNENVGNSYNKYIINDLLRGKYNFDGVVCTDWGVTKDVTAIDGFGTTPWGAELLSVAERHYKIIMAGVDQFGGNNDAGPVIEAYQMGVKEHGEQFMRARMEQSAVRLLKNIFRVGLFENPYLNVEETKKIVGNQDFMKDGYDAQIKSVVMVKNQNKTLPVAKQKTVYIPKRLTAASRSMFGEPTPASLDYPINIEIVKKYYNVTDNPAEADFALVVIRSPNAGTGYDPADVKKGGTGYVPVSLQYKPYKANEARDPSLAGGDPLEKFTNRTYKGKSVVTSNEADLNLVLDAKKAMKGKPVVVSVAVSKPMIFSEFEKEANAIILSFEVQDQALLDIISGVAEPNGLLPLQMPADMKTVELQKEDVPYDMTCHTDSEGNVYDFAFGLNWSGVIKDARTEKYKRK, encoded by the coding sequence ATGAAAAACAAATTCTCTTTATTTCTTATTGCAACTCTTATTAGCATTTTTACATTAAGCAGTTGTAAAAAATGGAGTGAAACCGGTGCCGGATCACTCAGAATTGTAACCAACGAGGGAGGACAAACTCTTGGTTATGACACAACTTCCGGTGTTAAAATATTAACAGTAAGCGGTTTGGCTTTTAAAGACCTCAATAAGGACGGAAAGCTTGATATCTATGAAGACTGGCGTACGAGTGCCGATGACCGTGCAAAAGACTTAGCATCAAAACTGAGTATTGAACAGATCGCTGGCCTTATGCTTTACAGTGCCCACCAGGCAATTCCTGCGGGAGGCACACGATTCGGAGCCAGTACATATAATGGGAAACCATTTGCTGAGAGTGGTGCAAAACCTTCTGATCTCAGCGACCAGCAGAAAAAATTTCTTACTAATGATAATCTGCGGCATGTCCTTGTTACAACTTTTCAGAGTCCGGAGGTTGCAGCTACTTGGAATAATAATGTCCAGGCACTTTGTGAAGGTATAGGCTACGGCATACCGGCAAATAACAGTTCTGATCCCAGACATAGGTCAGTTTCAGATGCTGAATATAATATCGGATCAGCAGGGCAGATATCAATGTGGCCTGGTTCACTTGGTATGGCAGCCACATTCGATGCTTCAGTTGTAAAAAGGTTCGGACAGGTTGCCGCTATTGAATACCGTGCACTTGGGATCTCAACAGCACTCTCTCCTCAGATCGACCTGGCTACTGAACCAAGATGGAGCAGGGTGAGCGGTACTTTTGGTGAAAATCCGCAGCTTTCGGCTGATATGGCACGTGCATATGTTGACGGATTCCAGACTTCACTTAATGAGAAAGCAATATCAGGTGGATGGGGATATACAAGTGTTAATACAATGGTTAAGCACTGGCCGGGAGGCGGACCAGAAGAAGGCGGCAGAGACGCTCACTTCTCATATGGGAAATATGCTGTTTACCCTGGGAATAACCTGGCTGATCATCTGATTCCTTTTACAGAAGGTGCTTTTAAGCTTGAGGGAGAAACTAAAATGGCTTCAGCTGTAATGCCATACTATACAATTTCCACAGGGATTGATAATGTAAACAATGAGAATGTAGGAAACAGCTACAATAAATATATCATAAACGATCTTCTCAGAGGAAAGTACAACTTTGACGGAGTTGTATGTACTGATTGGGGTGTAACGAAAGATGTTACAGCAATCGACGGATTCGGAACCACTCCATGGGGTGCAGAATTGCTCAGTGTTGCAGAAAGACATTATAAGATCATAATGGCTGGTGTTGACCAGTTTGGCGGGAACAACGATGCCGGTCCTGTAATTGAGGCTTATCAGATGGGCGTTAAGGAGCATGGTGAACAGTTTATGAGAGCCCGCATGGAGCAATCAGCTGTTCGTCTGCTTAAGAATATCTTCAGGGTCGGACTTTTTGAAAATCCTTATCTCAATGTGGAGGAGACAAAAAAGATAGTTGGCAATCAGGATTTTATGAAGGATGGCTATGATGCTCAGATTAAATCTGTTGTGATGGTCAAAAACCAGAATAAAACACTCCCTGTAGCAAAACAGAAAACAGTTTATATTCCAAAGAGACTTACAGCCGCTAGCAGAAGCATGTTCGGGGAACCGACACCGGCTTCATTAGACTATCCGATCAACATCGAGATTGTTAAGAAGTATTATAATGTAACTGATAATCCGGCTGAAGCCGACTTCGCACTTGTTGTTATTAGAAGTCCTAATGCAGGTACCGGATATGATCCTGCTGATGTGAAGAAAGGCGGAACCGGTTATGTTCCTGTAAGCCTTCAGTATAAACCTTACAAAGCTAATGAAGCCCGAGATCCAAGTCTTGCCGGAGGTGATCCCCTCGAAAAATTCACAAACAGGACCTACAAAGGAAAGTCCGTTGTAACATCTAACGAAGCAGATCTTAACCTTGTTCTCGATGCAAAAAAAGCAATGAAGGGAAAACCTGTAGTTGTTTCTGTTGCAGTTTCAAAGCCAATGATCTTCAGTGAATTTGAAAAAGAGGCAAATGCTATTATTCTTTCATTTGAAGTACAGGATCAGGCTCTTCTTGATATCATTTCAGGTGTTGCTGAACCAAATGGTTTGCTTCCGTTACAGATGCCGGCCGATATGAAAACTGTGGAGCTTCAGAAAGAAGATGTTCCTTATGATATGACCTGCCACACCGACTCGGAAGGTAATGTATATGATTTCGCATTCGGACTGAACTGGAGCGGGGTTATAAAAGATGCCAGAACAGAAAAGTATAAAAGAAAATAG